One Dermacentor silvarum isolate Dsil-2018 chromosome 10, BIME_Dsil_1.4, whole genome shotgun sequence genomic window carries:
- the LOC119466210 gene encoding uncharacterized protein K02A2.6-like, with the protein MATPPALLPSTILPPPKPLDTSGNAWLGWKTWKTNERVVPETFYIIEQNVPVTLSGSVAQRLGFICRVQHIEVDELYPPAQPFAEVFSGLGELKGYEYEIKLKPGAVGVIVPARRIPVALEGKTRAELQRMEDQGVITKVTEPTEWSSHMVTVVKGDKVRICLDPTALNQAILRENYPMPTLEDVAPRLAGAKFFSTLDAASGFWQIRLSESSSKLCTMSTPYGRYRFLRMPFGIASAPEVFQAAMHRVLEGLSCVAVVMDDVLVWGRTKDEHDYSLKLVLSRCQQHNLRLNPKKSAFLQPEVRYLGHILTTEGLRLDPERVQDILGMPEPSNKKELQVFLGTMNFVQRFIPNMSVVTAPLRTLLRKDIAWVWTEAQQKSFDTLRQSLTKAPVLAFFNPKKPFVLSVDASQLGVGAVLMQDGRPIAFSSRSLTEAQQNYAQIEKEMLAIVHGCTKFHDYVFGRAEVIVETDHRPLVPILSKPLHQCPLRLQRMRLTLQRYPIKLVYKPGKELFLADALSRFPSKVSMCEETDQFQVNVLEFVSASEARLKSILEATNNDTVLSQLREYALTSWPDNKHEVPEVIRPYWPYQEEIHAQDGLLFRSNKVIIPSSIKAEILALLHVAHPGADKMKARARSVMFWPCMASDIEQFCRNCKVCQKHQPRNAKMPLLSHEVPNLPWEAVGMDLFFYGGRQFAIIVDFYSFFFEIKEFRHTTANQLKSWCAELFSVHGLPLKLCSDNGPPFNSTEFKDFLYGLGINHVTSSPYHPRSNGMTERAVQEAKKLLKKCSLRTPDFHMALLEWRNTPRDAVLKSPVQRLMGRQTRTLLPVPASHLVPEIVPNRAVHNRLQEIRQRQRIYYNRHSRNLPPLSPGQRVTAYDTHEKTWAPAVFLRPAETPRSVVLKTEEGHEIRRTREHLRDAPSHPEENPCAGSERLDDAQPAQELRRSTRPRREPCRYPQPERPL; encoded by the coding sequence CCAATGAGAGGGTGGTCCCCGAAACATTTTACATCATAGAGCAAAATGTACCAGTGACTCTGAGCGGTTCAGTGGCCCAACGCCTTGGATTTATCTGCCGGGTACAGCACATCGAGGTCGATGAACTTTACCCGCCCGCACAACCTTTTGCAGAAGTATTCTCGGGACTAGGTGAGCTCAAAGGCTACGAGTACGAAATAAAACTCAAGCCTGGCGCCGTGGGTGTCATCGTACCGGCTCGGAGAATCCCCGTGGCCCTGGAAGGCAAGACTAGAGCGGAACTTCAGCGTATGGAAGATCAAGGCGTCATAACAAAGGTAACTGAGCCTACAGAATGGTCCAGCCACATGGTTACCGTTGTTAAAGGAGACAAAGTTCGAATTTGCCTGGATCCAACGGCGCTCAATCAAGCCATACTCCGTGAAAACTATCCCATGCCAACGTTAGAGGATGTCGCTCCTAGGCTTGCCGGAGCAAAATTCTTTTCCACGCTTGATGCAGCTTCAGGGTTTTGGCAAATTCGGCTTAGTGAGTCGAGCTCCAAACTTTGCACCATGAGCACTCCGTATGGTCGCTATCGGTTTCTTCGCATGCCGTTTGGAATAGCTTCGGCCCCAGAAGTTTTCCAAGCAGCAATGCACCGTGTTTTAGAAGGCTTGTCCTGTGTGGCGGTTGTGATGGATGACGTATTAGTATGGGGCAGAACTAAAGACGAACACGACTACAGCTTAAAACTTGTGTTGTCCCGTTGTCAACAGCACAACCTTCGACTTAACCCAAAGAAGAGTGCGTTTCTGCAGCCGGAGGTCCGGTACCTGGGACACATCCTCACTACAGAAGGCCTACGCTTGGATCCGGAGAGGGTACAAGACATACTTGGAATGCCTGAACCATCGAACAAGAAAGAACTGCAAGTATTTCTTGGTACGATGAATTTCGTGCAGCGATTCATTCCCAACATGTCGGTAGTAACCGCGCCGCTTCGAACACTGTTGCGTAAAGATATTGCATGGGTTTGGACGGAGGCGCAACAAAAGAGTTTTGACACCTTGCGCCAATCCTTGACTAAAGCACCCGTTTTGGCTTTCTTCAACCCTAAAAAGCCTTTCGTTCTCTCGGTCGACGCAAGCCAATTAGGAGTCGGCGCAGTTCTAATGCAAGACGGCCGCCCCATCGCTTTTTCGTCCCGGTCCCTCACAGAGGCGCAGCAAAACTATGCACAAATCGAGAAGGAAATGCTGGCGATAGTGCATGGTTGCACGAAGTTTCACGACTACGTTTTTGGTCGGGCAGAAGTGATTGTAGAGACCGACCACAGGCCTTTGGTACCGATACTTAGCAAGCCGCTGCATCAGTGCCCCCTCCGGTTGCAACGCATGAGGCTGACCTTGCAGCGCTATCCGATCAAACTGGTGTATAAGCCAGGCAAAGAACTTTTTCTTGCGGATGCTTTATCGCGTTTTCCGAGCAAAGTGAGCATGTGCGAGGAAACTGATCAGTTTCAAGTCAATGTGCTGGAATTTGTTTCAGCCTCAGAAGCGCGTCTAAAAAGTATTCTCGAAGCAACAAACAACGATACCGTTCTCTCCCAGCTGCGGGAATATGCGCTGACCAGTTGGCCTGACAACAAGCACGAGGTTCCAGAGGTAATCCGCCCCTACTGGCCTTATCAGGAGGAGATACACGCACAGGATGGTCTTCTATTTCGCAGCAACAAGGTGATCATACCAAGTTCGATAAAAGCAGAAATATTGGCTCTTTTGCACGTTGCACACCCCGGTGCCGATAAGATGAAGGCACGGGCACGAAGCGTCATGTTCTGGCCCTGCATGGCAAGCGACATAGAGCAATTTTGCCGAAACTGCAAAGTGTGCCAGAAGCATCAGCCACGAAACGCAAAGATGCCGCTTTTGAGCCATGAAGTTCCAAACTTGCCCTGGGAAGCTGTAGGAATGGACCTATTCTTTTACGGGGGCCGACAGTTTGCCATTATTGTCGACTTCTATTCCTTCTTTTTTGAAATAAAGGAATTTCGCCACACCACTGCTAACCAGCTGAAGTCTTGGTGCGCCGAACTTTTTTCGGTTCATGGATTACCGCTTAAGCTGTGCAGCGATAACGGGCCGCCATTCAACAGCACAGAATTCAAAGACTTTTTATATGGGCTCGGCATTAACCACGTAACGTCAAGCCCATATCATCCACGGTCCAATGGTATGACGGAGAGGGCCGTGCAAGAAGCCAAAAAACTACTAAAGAAGTGTTCTCTTAGAACGCCAGATTTCCACATGGCTCTGCTTGAATGGCGTAATACTCCACGCGATGCTGTTTTGAAGTCCCCTGTGCAGAGACTGATGGGAAGGCAGACGAGGACCCTGCTGCCTGTACCCGCAAGCCACCTGGTGCCGGAGATTGTGCCCAACCGAGCCGTCCATAACCGTCTCCAGGAAATCCGCCAACGCCAGAGGATCTACTACAACCGCCACTCCAGGAACCTGCCACCCCTGTCTCCTGGCCAGAGAGTGACTGCATACGATACCCATGAGAAGACCTGGGCACCTGCGGTCTTTCTGAGGCCAGCTGAGACGCCGCGCTCCGTGGTGCTGAAGACTGAAGAGGGCCACGAAATTAGGCGCACTCGTGAACATCTGCGAGACGCGCCTTCACATCCCGAAGAGAATCCTTGTGCTGGGTCCGAACGACTAGACGACGCCCAGCCCGCCCAAGAGCTACGTAGAAGCACAAGGCCACGCCGGGAGCCTTGCCGCTACCCCCAACCAGAAAGACCATTGTAA